One region of Erwinia tracheiphila genomic DNA includes:
- a CDS encoding protein P5, giving the protein MTTTTTPRGIRNNNPGNIRWGDDWQGLVPEGQRTDKSFCQFKTPEYGIRAMIIILRNYQCKHAIKTISGIVNRWAPPVENNTQAYINSVAKSVGVEADQQIDVTDSRVMIPLLEAIIQHENGQQPYGFAVFVKTLDLL; this is encoded by the coding sequence ATGACGACAACCACAACACCCCGCGGTATACGAAATAATAACCCCGGCAATATCCGCTGGGGTGATGATTGGCAGGGATTAGTACCAGAAGGGCAGCGCACTGATAAATCCTTTTGCCAGTTTAAAACGCCAGAATATGGTATCCGGGCGATGATCATTATTCTGCGCAACTACCAGTGTAAGCACGCTATTAAGACGATCAGCGGCATTGTCAATCGCTGGGCACCACCGGTGGAAAACAACACGCAGGCGTATATTAACAGCGTGGCAAAATCAGTGGGCGTTGAGGCAGACCAACAGATTGATGTAACAGACAGTAGGGTAATGATCCCTTTGCTGGAGGCAATAATTCAGCATGAGAACGGCCAACAGCCCTATGGATTTGCTGTATTTGTTAAAACGCTGGATTTGCTATGA
- a CDS encoding antiterminator Q family protein, with amino-acid sequence MLRSKAMRRNMQEVLERWGRWAASEEYCSQVDWPAMSVSPHRARHSGKPVCTDEDGRVIDRCVSKLKESRDREAIMILGLRFVGGLPLRNIASALGMTVNQVRTSLCASEAFLTGCLTVLGTRLDMDPEVAA; translated from the coding sequence ATGTTGAGGTCAAAAGCTATGCGCAGAAATATGCAAGAAGTTTTAGAACGGTGGGGCCGGTGGGCCGCGAGTGAAGAATACTGCTCTCAGGTGGACTGGCCTGCGATGTCGGTATCGCCGCACCGTGCACGGCATAGCGGCAAACCAGTTTGTACTGACGAAGACGGGCGGGTCATTGATCGTTGCGTTTCAAAACTAAAAGAATCACGTGACCGCGAAGCGATTATGATACTGGGTTTACGCTTCGTAGGAGGCTTGCCATTGAGAAATATTGCATCAGCCCTGGGTATGACTGTAAATCAGGTTAGAACGTCTCTGTGCGCTTCCGAGGCGTTTTTAACAGGGTGTTTAACGGTGCTGGGAACCAGACTGGATATGGATCCGGAGGTCGCCGCATAA
- a CDS encoding phage holin, lambda family, with protein MPEKSPDFWAAGIAWLLSVKEQGIAAVLAGVMAWLRGKYEGDGGWKSFFDALMCSIFGWFVKDGLSLIGVGTDWAYFASVIIGYLGTRYFGGRIKDLADRKMGAAK; from the coding sequence ATGCCGGAGAAAAGCCCTGACTTTTGGGCAGCAGGTATCGCATGGCTGCTATCAGTCAAAGAGCAAGGCATTGCCGCAGTGCTGGCCGGAGTAATGGCTTGGTTGCGTGGCAAGTACGAAGGCGATGGTGGTTGGAAGTCATTTTTTGATGCGCTGATGTGCTCCATCTTTGGCTGGTTTGTCAAAGATGGGTTGTCTCTTATTGGCGTAGGCACTGATTGGGCGTATTTCGCCAGCGTAATTATCGGATACCTCGGTACCCGATATTTCGGCGGTCGGATAAAAGATCTGGCTGATAGAAAAATGGGAGCGGCTAAATGA
- a CDS encoding DUF1367 family protein, producing the protein MAQIQLQKVSPETLNPATPEARDFLQRIKIGVWLNCDVRQARNYLFHKRFFALLNLGFEYWTPGGGAITQSEKDYLHGYVRYLISIAGNEDTLLETEQLYHDRQGQWRTKEVAITKSFESFRKWAIVEAGFYDTFILPGNTVRREAKSISFANMSEAEFFQVYKAVFNVLWNTILFKKFRNYQEADNVAMQLLEFAA; encoded by the coding sequence ATGGCACAGATCCAACTACAAAAAGTTAGCCCCGAAACCCTGAACCCGGCAACGCCCGAGGCCAGAGACTTTTTGCAGCGCATCAAAATTGGTGTGTGGCTTAACTGCGACGTCAGGCAAGCCCGAAACTATCTCTTTCACAAACGCTTCTTTGCTCTGCTGAATCTTGGGTTCGAATACTGGACACCGGGCGGTGGTGCGATAACCCAATCCGAAAAAGATTATCTGCATGGTTACGTGAGGTATCTGATTTCCATTGCTGGTAACGAAGATACCCTCCTGGAAACGGAACAGCTATACCACGATAGACAGGGGCAATGGCGCACAAAAGAAGTCGCGATCACCAAATCTTTTGAATCCTTCAGAAAATGGGCCATCGTTGAGGCTGGTTTTTACGATACGTTTATCCTGCCAGGTAACACCGTTCGCCGTGAGGCTAAATCAATCTCTTTTGCCAACATGAGCGAAGCTGAATTTTTTCAGGTTTACAAAGCTGTTTTCAACGTTCTTTGGAACACAATCCTCTTTAAAAAATTTCGCAATTACCAGGAAGCAGACAATGTGGCCATGCAGCTACTGGAGTTTGCCGCGTGA
- a CDS encoding terminase small subunit: MAKRLNAKKELFCREFIVDLKAGPAAIRAGYSKKTAYSAGPRLLLEPEVVQRINQLKQERIEQLGVDANYVLLRLVEIDQMDTLDILNEDMTIKPVSDWPLVWRRYLSGFDLAEMFEGRGDDREMVGILKKIKWPDKVKNLELLGKHVSVQAFRDQISNELTGANGGPIQHTHTASELTDEQLAAIIGNQ; the protein is encoded by the coding sequence ATGGCAAAAAGACTCAATGCTAAGAAAGAGCTTTTTTGCCGGGAATTTATTGTTGACTTAAAAGCTGGCCCGGCAGCGATCCGGGCGGGATATAGCAAAAAAACAGCCTATAGCGCGGGGCCTCGCCTGTTACTTGAACCGGAAGTTGTTCAGCGTATCAACCAACTGAAACAGGAACGGATAGAGCAATTAGGCGTTGATGCCAACTACGTTTTGTTACGTCTGGTTGAAATTGATCAGATGGATACACTGGATATTCTCAATGAGGATATGACCATTAAGCCTGTAAGTGACTGGCCTTTGGTCTGGCGTCGATATTTAAGCGGTTTCGACCTGGCTGAAATGTTTGAAGGCCGGGGTGATGATCGCGAAATGGTTGGTATCCTCAAAAAAATAAAGTGGCCTGATAAGGTGAAAAACCTTGAGCTTCTTGGTAAGCATGTGAGTGTGCAGGCGTTTCGTGATCAGATTAGCAACGAACTGACAGGTGCAAACGGTGGGCCTATTCAGCATACGCATACTGCATCGGAGTTAACAGATGAACAACTTGCAGCAATCATCGGTAATCAGTAA
- a CDS encoding lysis protein gives MKLGDLFSVLTPAIMMALAFTASSYRDSYQHALDKQREFAQLAESRQKIIVDMQARQHVVADIDAKYTRELTDAKANIDQLERSVIAGNQRLRVNASCKPVPGAATATGLDDASRAGLNDTAQRDYFTLRKRIEIARSQIAGLQDYIRNVCLK, from the coding sequence ATGAAGCTCGGTGATTTATTCAGCGTTCTCACGCCAGCCATAATGATGGCCCTCGCGTTTACCGCTTCTTCCTATCGCGACAGCTACCAGCACGCCCTCGACAAGCAGCGCGAGTTTGCACAACTGGCTGAATCCAGACAAAAAATCATCGTTGATATGCAGGCCAGACAGCACGTTGTGGCGGATATTGATGCTAAATACACAAGGGAGCTAACCGATGCTAAGGCTAATATCGATCAGCTTGAGCGTAGCGTTATCGCTGGTAACCAGCGGTTGCGCGTCAACGCCAGTTGCAAGCCCGTGCCCGGTGCCGCCACCGCCACCGGCCTGGATGATGCAAGCCGCGCCGGACTTAATGACACCGCTCAACGGGATTATTTCACTCTCAGAAAGCGAATCGAAATTGCCCGAAGCCAAATAGCGGGGTTGCAGGATTATATCCGTAATGTGTGCTTGAAGTAA
- a CDS encoding M91 family zinc metallopeptidase produces the protein MRPTSLNLTLPSLPLPSSSNSISATDIQSLVKISGVRWVKNNQQLCFHGTDLKIYKHLEAALDKIESTDTGRTLLNCIELTSRLKSEKLAIHLDSAELGVIAHCNTDAENSRGTGSDFHCNLNAVEYPCAQGISLVDFHACIVFHELLHVFHNLNGERLKVESSQPELQTHSPLLLEEARTVGLGAFSEEVLSENKFREEIGMPRRTFYPHDSSLIHDDNTVTQGFQRKKLHPLL, from the coding sequence ATGCGCCCTACATCCCTTAACCTGACATTACCTTCGTTACCTCTACCCTCATCTTCGAATTCAATTTCAGCCACAGACATTCAATCTCTTGTAAAAATATCGGGTGTGCGCTGGGTGAAAAACAACCAACAACTCTGTTTCCACGGGACTGACCTTAAAATCTACAAGCATCTTGAAGCTGCTCTCGATAAGATCGAATCCACAGACACTGGACGTACTCTTTTGAACTGTATTGAATTAACATCCCGACTCAAATCAGAAAAACTGGCAATACATCTCGATTCTGCTGAGTTAGGGGTGATAGCACACTGCAATACGGATGCTGAAAACTCCCGAGGAACTGGCTCCGACTTTCACTGTAATCTGAATGCAGTTGAATATCCCTGCGCGCAAGGAATTAGCCTGGTAGACTTTCATGCGTGCATTGTTTTCCATGAACTTCTCCACGTTTTCCACAATTTAAATGGAGAGCGCCTGAAAGTTGAGAGTTCTCAACCAGAATTACAAACACACTCCCCACTTTTACTCGAAGAAGCCAGGACTGTTGGGTTGGGTGCTTTTTCTGAAGAAGTTCTTTCAGAAAATAAATTTCGTGAAGAGATTGGGATGCCCCGCAGAACATTCTACCCGCACGATTCATCTCTCATTCATGATGACAATACAGTGACTCAGGGATTCCAGCGGAAAAAACTGCATCCGTTACTTTAG
- a CDS encoding Ntn hydrolase family protein: MTTIAWDGVVLASDTQSTTGDMICSLKEKKIFQLKENEMWNINGEKIQAFGAAGDCGCETAIIEHLVTGMNYKSDFPEIMSFSAIAIVGKNVSYLIFKEKDKKTASISLHIDFFSVGSGSVIARTAMSLGRNAIEAVKVAIDMDVYSGGDVNLYRIE; encoded by the coding sequence ATGACAACTATTGCATGGGATGGAGTAGTTCTCGCATCGGATACACAGTCAACCACTGGCGATATGATTTGCTCACTGAAAGAGAAAAAAATATTCCAGCTAAAAGAAAATGAGATGTGGAATATCAACGGCGAAAAAATTCAGGCGTTTGGAGCTGCGGGCGATTGTGGTTGTGAGACGGCAATAATTGAACACCTCGTAACTGGAATGAATTATAAATCTGATTTCCCGGAAATTATGTCATTTAGCGCTATTGCAATAGTCGGAAAGAATGTTTCGTATCTTATCTTCAAAGAGAAAGACAAAAAGACAGCTTCAATATCCCTGCATATAGATTTCTTTTCTGTTGGTTCAGGGAGTGTAATTGCGCGTACGGCGATGAGCCTTGGTCGTAATGCTATTGAAGCAGTGAAAGTAGCGATTGATATGGATGTTTATTCTGGCGGCGACGTTAATTTATATCGAATTGAATAA
- a CDS encoding DUF2213 domain-containing protein: MNETKRTYDLNGCLEVKDNPISKVGVFDYLGAEINAPDPSRIYRVYRPEEELRSIDTINSFRLMPFIDEHEMLGKDATPAEKKGIQGVIGENIWFDYPYLRGNIKILSNSALSNISSGKIDLSPGYRCRYDFTPGNFNGQPYDAVQRHIRANHLALVDEGRTGPDVSVQDHVITIDTKELIRMNPDDDKNKPTTDEGGFTPEQVEQIKQIVVAALAAGKPTTDDPDPNAPADPTDPVDPTAAAEGAAAAEEGAEAAVEAAEAASEAAETGEPTAIENAETAIESAESAIEEAKEHLDQATTDSLSRRLKRLRRSIGTVDTIAALKRKVAKLEKSKPTMDTGALLKQIGARDELARKLTPFVGVFDHAPMTAQQVAEYGVEKLGIQCGKGTEAIALDAWMQGRVPDSQKPSVAMDKAVSNQSILDKWGDK; this comes from the coding sequence ATGAACGAAACTAAACGAACGTATGACCTCAATGGCTGTCTGGAAGTAAAAGACAACCCCATCTCAAAAGTTGGGGTTTTTGATTATCTGGGGGCTGAGATTAATGCCCCTGATCCCAGCCGTATCTATCGCGTGTATCGACCGGAGGAGGAGCTACGGAGCATCGATACAATTAACTCTTTCCGGCTGATGCCTTTCATTGATGAGCACGAAATGCTGGGTAAAGACGCCACCCCCGCTGAGAAAAAAGGGATACAGGGCGTCATTGGTGAAAATATCTGGTTTGATTACCCCTACTTACGGGGAAACATCAAAATTCTCTCCAACTCCGCACTGAGCAATATCAGCAGCGGAAAGATAGATTTATCGCCCGGCTATCGATGCCGCTATGACTTCACCCCTGGCAATTTCAACGGCCAGCCCTATGACGCTGTTCAGCGGCATATCAGAGCAAACCACCTTGCGCTGGTGGACGAAGGGCGAACCGGCCCTGATGTCTCCGTGCAGGATCACGTTATAACCATAGATACCAAGGAACTCATTCGCATGAATCCAGATGATGACAAAAACAAGCCCACGACTGATGAAGGTGGTTTTACTCCCGAGCAGGTTGAGCAAATCAAACAGATTGTTGTGGCAGCGCTGGCGGCGGGTAAGCCAACAACGGACGATCCCGATCCGAATGCACCCGCCGACCCTACTGACCCCGTTGATCCGACAGCAGCAGCCGAAGGGGCAGCAGCAGCCGAAGAAGGCGCGGAGGCGGCGGTAGAAGCGGCGGAGGCGGCATCGGAGGCAGCAGAAACCGGGGAGCCTACTGCTATCGAAAATGCTGAAACGGCTATCGAGTCGGCAGAATCGGCTATCGAAGAGGCGAAAGAGCATCTCGACCAGGCCACCACTGACAGCCTCAGTCGTCGGCTTAAACGCCTGCGCAGAAGTATTGGCACGGTAGATACCATCGCCGCGCTGAAACGCAAGGTGGCAAAACTGGAGAAAAGCAAACCGACAATGGATACCGGGGCGCTGCTGAAACAAATCGGTGCCCGCGATGAACTGGCGCGTAAGTTAACGCCATTCGTTGGTGTGTTCGATCATGCTCCCATGACGGCGCAACAGGTCGCTGAATATGGCGTTGAAAAGCTGGGTATCCAGTGTGGTAAAGGCACTGAAGCTATCGCGCTGGATGCGTGGATGCAGGGGCGCGTACCGGATTCCCAAAAACCGTCTGTTGCGATGGATAAGGCCGTCAGCAACCAGTCAATTTTAGATAAATGGGGCGATAAATAA
- a CDS encoding structural cement protein Gp24, translated as MAIPKSVANGMISGVVGEVSHFGPLRATSAVLDSADEKKNLFGLAYTYKDASVESVQPGGNGAFAGIMINPKAYRIETEYARNGTQGEFLTMGELNVQLEASGTVNAPVIFSETDGKLSVKEKPATGDRVIGFVSRHLPSAETPNLCVLRLTEIPYPTPAPTGDA; from the coding sequence ATGGCAATCCCGAAATCTGTAGCAAACGGCATGATCTCCGGCGTAGTCGGTGAAGTCAGCCACTTTGGCCCACTTCGCGCCACCAGTGCCGTTCTGGACTCAGCCGATGAAAAAAAGAATCTGTTTGGTCTGGCCTATACCTACAAAGACGCCAGTGTTGAATCTGTGCAGCCAGGCGGTAACGGCGCGTTTGCGGGGATCATGATTAACCCGAAAGCGTATCGTATTGAGACTGAATATGCCCGCAACGGAACTCAGGGTGAGTTTCTCACAATGGGTGAATTAAACGTACAGCTTGAAGCGTCAGGCACGGTTAATGCGCCGGTCATTTTTAGCGAGACAGACGGAAAACTATCGGTCAAAGAAAAACCAGCGACGGGTGACCGCGTGATCGGTTTTGTCTCACGCCATTTGCCTTCTGCTGAAACACCTAACTTGTGTGTATTACGTCTGACCGAGATCCCGTACCCAACCCCTGCACCAACTGGAGATGCCTGA
- the terL gene encoding phage terminase large subunit, giving the protein MNNLQQSSVISKEDAAKELLQRRHARRSLHNFIQYINPEYITSPFSKTVCEALDQFLLETMEGKRPVLILGAPPQHGKSDIVSRYLPAYFFGKYPDKRIGALSYSSDLAGDMNADVQRIMASDEYRLLFPESWSGNKAKDGVAVKRNSDGFGIANYKGSYVCAGVGGPLTGKKVDLGIIDDPIKNSKEALSPTTKKSIWNWYVSTFKTRLSKNSGEIIMATRWATDDLSGRVIANSPKAKVLAFPAINKQGEALVPELHPLDKLLETKAILGNYFWSAMYQQSPKPGDGQIFQEGWVRYYLPKDLPAKFDTVIHSWDMTFKDSEGTDYVVGQVWGKKDANAYLLHQTRARMSFTQTLKAVKRQSDMFPEGRRKYVEDKANGPAVIDSLKSTISGLIPVEPDGSKVARAHAVTAEWESGNVFLPHPSTTPWIAETVEEITTFPFGAHDDTVDAMTQALRKLYTKKGSFFTTKR; this is encoded by the coding sequence ATGAACAACTTGCAGCAATCATCGGTAATCAGTAAAGAAGATGCTGCCAAAGAACTGTTACAGCGCCGTCATGCTCGCAGAAGTCTGCATAATTTTATTCAGTACATTAACCCGGAATATATTACCAGCCCGTTTTCTAAAACAGTTTGTGAAGCGCTGGATCAATTTCTGCTGGAGACGATGGAGGGGAAACGCCCCGTTTTGATACTGGGTGCGCCGCCGCAACATGGGAAGTCTGATATTGTCTCTCGCTATCTTCCGGCGTACTTCTTTGGTAAATATCCCGATAAGCGTATCGGTGCTTTATCATATTCATCGGATTTAGCCGGGGATATGAATGCCGATGTGCAACGTATCATGGCATCAGATGAATACCGGTTATTATTTCCTGAAAGCTGGTCTGGTAATAAAGCCAAAGACGGTGTAGCAGTTAAACGTAATTCTGATGGATTTGGGATAGCTAACTACAAGGGTAGCTATGTTTGTGCGGGTGTCGGTGGGCCTTTAACGGGTAAAAAAGTCGACCTTGGTATTATTGATGATCCAATAAAGAACTCTAAGGAAGCACTTAGCCCTACTACTAAAAAATCTATCTGGAACTGGTATGTTTCGACTTTTAAAACCCGTCTGTCGAAAAACAGCGGTGAAATTATTATGGCGACCCGCTGGGCAACGGATGATTTGTCAGGCCGCGTTATTGCCAATAGCCCCAAAGCAAAAGTGTTAGCGTTCCCGGCAATTAACAAGCAGGGCGAAGCGCTGGTTCCTGAATTACATCCGCTCGATAAGCTGTTAGAGACGAAAGCTATTTTGGGCAACTATTTCTGGTCGGCAATGTACCAACAATCGCCCAAACCGGGTGACGGGCAGATATTCCAGGAAGGTTGGGTCAGATATTACTTACCTAAAGATCTGCCAGCCAAATTCGATACCGTTATCCACAGTTGGGATATGACCTTTAAAGACAGCGAAGGGACGGACTATGTTGTCGGCCAGGTATGGGGCAAAAAAGACGCCAACGCCTACCTGTTGCATCAGACACGCGCCCGCATGAGCTTCACACAGACGTTAAAAGCGGTTAAACGTCAGTCTGATATGTTCCCGGAAGGGCGTCGAAAATACGTTGAGGACAAAGCTAACGGGCCTGCTGTTATCGATTCGTTAAAATCCACGATATCCGGGCTGATCCCTGTCGAGCCGGATGGTAGCAAAGTTGCCCGCGCTCATGCGGTAACGGCTGAGTGGGAATCAGGCAACGTATTCCTGCCACATCCGAGTACAACCCCCTGGATAGCTGAAACCGTCGAAGAAATTACCACATTCCCGTTTGGTGCTCACGACGACACGGTCGATGCCATGACCCAGGCGCTACGCAAGCTATACACCAAAAAAGGCAGTTTCTTTACAACGAAGAGGTAA
- a CDS encoding phage head morphogenesis protein has translation MIADYQATFTQLNDDFAPVGMDASVASQTRIWLNRLKRKWDGIFNKKAAEIADKFVSQTDLAAQRNLNDSLKTLSGGLTIKTPDMPGEMKERLTAATAENVALIKTIPEQFHRRIEGAALRSVSHPGEGAKTLLDEIRQTGTVTEKRAQFIAVDQSRKITTASNYERMKSAGIRKAVWHHSAGSAEPRELHLRLDGQTFDLDNPPVIDEKTGQRGLPGTLPNCKCFWTPVVDFGDTS, from the coding sequence ATGATAGCTGACTATCAGGCAACCTTTACCCAACTGAATGATGACTTTGCCCCGGTTGGCATGGATGCCAGCGTTGCCAGCCAGACCCGTATCTGGCTGAACCGCCTGAAACGTAAATGGGACGGTATTTTCAACAAAAAAGCGGCAGAAATAGCGGATAAGTTTGTTTCCCAGACCGATCTGGCGGCACAACGTAATCTGAACGATTCTCTAAAAACGCTATCCGGGGGGCTGACAATAAAAACGCCTGATATGCCGGGTGAGATGAAAGAGCGTCTTACCGCTGCCACCGCTGAGAACGTCGCGCTGATTAAAACCATTCCTGAACAGTTTCATCGCAGGATTGAGGGCGCAGCGCTGCGATCAGTCAGCCACCCAGGCGAGGGAGCCAAAACCCTTCTTGATGAAATCAGGCAAACCGGCACGGTGACAGAAAAACGGGCGCAGTTTATCGCTGTGGATCAGAGCCGGAAAATTACCACGGCATCTAACTATGAGCGGATGAAATCAGCCGGTATCCGTAAAGCGGTCTGGCATCACTCAGCCGGTAGCGCTGAACCCAGAGAACTGCATCTCAGGTTAGACGGCCAGACGTTTGATCTGGATAACCCCCCTGTTATTGATGAAAAAACAGGTCAGCGTGGCCTGCCCGGTACGCTGCCCAACTGCAAATGCTTCTGGACGCCGGTTGTGGATTTTGGTGACACCTCATGA
- a CDS encoding phage portal protein, translating to MWPFKRRKNQVAPVKRSAFTTQLYPALARSEGFNGLELPQPVISGVAMDSIDGAVPAFKGGNVYGVPEAQAMWYASQGFIGNNMCAVIAKHWLVDKACNMPARDAIRQGYDLDCDDKDVAKLLIKRSKKYRINQAMKELIHFGRVYGGRLALFVVETSNPKEWYENPFNLDGVARGSYKGIKQIDPQWVTPELTEANLQDPAGLDFYEPTYYVIAGRRYHKSHFVKFVPFPVPNVLKPTYNYFGVSVPERIYERVYASERTANEAPELAMTKRLLTMGISDLESADKATVSENMSYFIEMRDNYGVHVTGSTDTVQQFDTSLADLDATIMTQYQLVAAGANVPVTKLLGTTPKGFNATGEYEEASYREELESIQSNDLEELLQRHFDMLLRSAGLPVVEVSINWKPLDSPTAAEYADIELKQAQTASAYATAGAIDGYDIRKKLAADKESSYYGLDMSDEEENQIPGETGAVGGIPRGGNEGESADLSSRPGNTLQPGYVATGAPDDS from the coding sequence ATGTGGCCGTTTAAGAGGCGTAAAAATCAGGTAGCGCCGGTTAAACGGTCGGCGTTCACTACTCAGCTTTATCCCGCACTGGCGCGTTCGGAGGGATTTAACGGTCTGGAATTACCGCAACCTGTTATTAGCGGTGTGGCGATGGACTCCATCGACGGTGCCGTGCCTGCATTCAAAGGTGGGAATGTTTACGGTGTTCCCGAAGCACAGGCTATGTGGTACGCCAGTCAGGGTTTTATCGGCAACAATATGTGCGCGGTGATAGCCAAACACTGGCTGGTGGATAAGGCGTGTAATATGCCCGCGCGCGATGCTATCCGGCAGGGCTATGATCTGGACTGCGACGATAAAGATGTCGCTAAATTGCTCATAAAACGCAGCAAAAAATACCGCATCAATCAGGCGATGAAAGAGTTGATCCATTTTGGTCGAGTATACGGTGGCCGTCTGGCGCTGTTTGTCGTTGAGACTTCAAACCCCAAAGAGTGGTATGAAAACCCCTTTAACCTTGATGGTGTGGCCAGAGGAAGTTACAAGGGTATTAAGCAGATCGACCCGCAGTGGGTGACGCCTGAACTGACGGAGGCTAACCTGCAAGATCCGGCAGGGCTGGATTTTTACGAACCCACGTATTACGTGATTGCCGGTCGCCGGTACCATAAATCGCATTTTGTTAAATTCGTGCCCTTCCCGGTACCGAATGTTCTCAAGCCTACCTACAACTATTTTGGTGTATCCGTGCCTGAGCGCATCTACGAGCGCGTTTACGCCTCAGAACGTACAGCTAACGAAGCCCCTGAACTGGCGATGACCAAGCGTCTGTTGACGATGGGTATCAGCGATCTGGAAAGCGCAGATAAAGCGACCGTCAGCGAGAATATGTCCTATTTCATTGAAATGCGTGACAACTACGGCGTTCACGTTACCGGCAGTACCGATACCGTGCAGCAGTTTGATACCTCACTGGCCGATCTCGACGCCACCATTATGACGCAATATCAACTGGTCGCGGCGGGCGCGAATGTTCCGGTCACAAAACTTCTTGGCACCACTCCGAAAGGCTTTAACGCCACGGGAGAGTATGAGGAAGCCAGCTATCGCGAGGAACTGGAGAGCATTCAGTCGAACGACCTTGAAGAACTGCTACAGCGCCATTTCGATATGTTGTTGCGTAGTGCGGGCCTGCCTGTTGTTGAAGTCAGTATCAACTGGAAACCGCTTGATAGCCCGACCGCAGCAGAATATGCCGATATTGAACTGAAGCAGGCACAAACAGCCTCTGCATATGCTACAGCCGGAGCCATTGACGGCTACGACATTCGTAAAAAACTGGCGGCAGATAAAGAGTCGAGTTACTACGGGCTGGACATGAGCGATGAAGAAGAAAATCAGATTCCGGGAGAAACGGGCGCGGTGGGCGGCATCCCGAGAGGCGGTAATGAAGGGGAAAGCGCTGACTTATCCAGCCGCCCCGGCAACACGCTACAACCAGGCTATGTCGCAACTGGTGCGCCAGATGATAGCTGA